The Raphanus sativus cultivar WK10039 chromosome 2, ASM80110v3, whole genome shotgun sequence genome includes a region encoding these proteins:
- the LOC108825164 gene encoding 40S ribosomal protein S10-1: MIITETNRREICKYLFKEGVLFAKKDFNLPKHPLIESVPNLQVIKLMQSFKSKEYVRETFAWMHYYWFLTNEGIEFLRTYLNLPSDVVPATLKKSAKPIGRPFGGPPGDRPRGPRFEGDRPRFGDRDGYRAGPRGGDAGGEKGGAPADYQPSFQGGGGGRPGFGRGAGGYNAAAPSGSGLP; the protein is encoded by the exons ATG ATTATCACAGAGACCAACCGCAGAGAGATCTGCAAGTACCTTTTCAAAG AAGGAGTATTGTTCGCGAAGAAGGATTTCAATCTCCCAAAGCATCCGTTGATTGAGTCAGTGCCCAACCTTCAAGTGATCAAGCTCATGCAGAGTTTCAAGTCCAAGGAGTACGTTAGGGAGACATTCGCTTGGATGCACTACTATTGGTTTCTCACCAACGAAGGGATTGAGTTCTTGAGAACTTACCTTAACCTCCCGTCCGATGTTGTTCCCGCGACTTTGAAGAAGTCTGCTAAGCCCATTGGTCGTCCCTTTGGTGGCCCACCCGGTGATCGCCCAAG AGGACCTCGCTTTGAGGGAGACCGTCCCAGATTTGGTGACCGTGATGGGTACCGTGCAGGGCCACGTGGTGGTGATGCAGGAGGTGAAAAGGGTGGAGCTCCAGCTGATTACCAGCCTTCTTTCCAa ggaggtggtggtggtaggCCTGGATTTGGCCGTGGTGCAGGCGGTTACAACGCAGCAGCACCATCTGGTTCGGGTTTGCCTTGA
- the LOC108825741 gene encoding glutaminyl-peptide cyclotransferase — protein sequence MATRSSSYKKRLTKRSIMPPHSPQFPIPASSRRFFVTRRRISMMMIPLALFSAALFLFFMPFNGSGRSSDSFDLSHTIHEIEVVAEFPHDPKAFTQGLLYAGDDTLFESTGLYRQSSVRKVSLRTGKVEVIEKMGDKFFGEGLTLLGDSLFQVAWLTTTGFTYDLRNLTKVKPFKHHMKDGWGLATDGQVLFGSDGTSTLYRMDPLTMKVTDEHVVKYNGREVRYLNELEYINNEVWANVWQSDCIARISPKDGSLLGWILLPELRQGLLRSGHGGIDVLNGIAWDSDKKRLFVTGKLWPKLYQINLKPAAAKSERQIARQCLI from the exons ATGGCCACTCGATCTTCTTCCTATAAGAAGAGACTCACTAAGCGATCAATAATGCCTCCTCATTCCCCTCAATTCCCAATTCCCGCCTCGTCTCGCAGATTCTTCGTCACTCGGAGGAGGATCTCGATGATGATGATCCCTCTCGCTCTCTTCTCCGCCGCCCTTTTCCTCTTCTTTATGCCCTTCAACGGCTCGGGGAGATCGTCCGATTCGTTTGATCTTTCACATACGATCCATGAAATCGAAGTGGTCGCTGAGTTTCCTCACGATCCAAAGGCGTTTACTCAG GGACTTCTTTATGCCGGAGATGATACACTCTTCGAATCTACTGGTCTATACAGACAG TCCTCAGTCAGGAAAGTGTCTCTTCGGACAGGAAAG GTTGAAGTTATCGAAAAAATGGGCGATAAGTTCTTTGGAGAGGGTTTGACACTCCTTGGAGATAG CCTCTTTCAAGTTGCTTGGCTGACGACCACGGGTTTCACATATGATCTTCGCAACTTAACCAAA GTAAAGCCATTTAAACATCATATGAAAGATGGATGGGGATTGGCTACCGATGGACAAGTATTGTTTGGAAGTGATGGCACTTCTACACTATACCGGATGGACCCTCTAACAATGAAAG TTACTGATGAGCATGTAGTCAAATATAATGGCCGTGAGGTACGATACCTTAATGAACTCGAGTACATAAACAATGAAGTTTGGGCAAACGTGTGGCAG TCTGATTGTATTGCTAGAATTTCTCCCAAGGACGGATCGCTACTTGGATGGATACTTCTTCCTGAATTAAG ACAAGGATTGCTGCGATCTGGACACGGG GGTATTGATGTCTTGAATGGTATAGCATGGGACAGCGACAAGAAACGTCTCTTTG TAACGGGGAAACTGTGGCCGAAGCTGTACCAAATCAATCTAAAACCAGCAGCAGCAAAGAGCGAGAGACAAATCGCACGACAATGCTTGatatga